In a genomic window of Desulfobulbaceae bacterium:
- a CDS encoding putative addiction module antidote protein yields the protein MADLPDFDMARQLKSEEDIAAYVTMVIEGGDAAELAHALGIAAKARGMSEIAQATGITREALYKALKPGAHPRFDTINRVCAALGVRLVAQPLHHH from the coding sequence ATTGCCGACTTGCCGGATTTTGATATGGCTCGACAGCTGAAAAGCGAAGAAGATATAGCCGCCTATGTAACTATGGTCATCGAAGGGGGCGACGCCGCCGAACTGGCCCATGCCTTGGGTATTGCCGCCAAAGCCCGCGGCATGAGCGAAATCGCCCAGGCCACTGGAATTACCCGCGAAGCATTATATAAAGCTCTCAAACCGGGAGCACACCCTCGCTTTGACACCATCAACAGAGTATGCGCGGCCCTTGGGGTCCGCCTTGTGGCTCAACCGCTGCATCACCACTAA
- a CDS encoding DUF4065 domain-containing protein: protein MINICPCPNCEKEAKINYVTQLEGIDVRGVTIEVEARYYQCTECGVEFENTQGPDALEAAYREYRRRHEMLQPEDIREWRKTYGITQKELSALLGWGGATLSRYENGALQDETHEKMLRMAMEPHNLLNLIKETPHAFIPEKRDRLIQQLEAAESEGDSINRIFELRLGNYQPDELSGYLKLNLAKLQNAILFFCKGGQLKTKLNKLLFYADFKHFKENAVSITGARYAHLQHGPVPNNYEFFFASLTHSRQIEVSEIQIYKYYGENFVSTIEPDLSGFEPSELKVLAEVKEIFKDFTATQVRDFSHRERGYQETTDHELISYSFAEDLQI from the coding sequence ATGATCAATATATGTCCGTGTCCGAATTGCGAAAAAGAAGCCAAAATTAATTACGTCACCCAACTTGAAGGTATCGATGTTCGTGGTGTGACCATTGAGGTCGAGGCCCGATATTACCAATGCACGGAATGCGGGGTGGAATTTGAGAACACGCAAGGCCCTGACGCCTTGGAAGCGGCCTACCGCGAGTACCGCCGCCGCCACGAGATGTTGCAACCGGAAGATATCCGTGAATGGCGCAAAACTTACGGCATTACGCAAAAGGAATTGTCTGCTTTATTGGGTTGGGGTGGCGCAACTTTAAGCCGTTACGAAAATGGGGCCTTGCAAGATGAAACCCATGAGAAAATGCTCCGAATGGCCATGGAGCCGCACAATCTGCTTAATCTTATCAAGGAAACGCCCCACGCTTTTATCCCGGAAAAACGGGATCGGCTGATCCAGCAGTTGGAGGCGGCTGAGTCCGAGGGTGATTCTATCAACAGAATATTTGAATTGCGGTTAGGGAATTATCAACCGGATGAATTGAGCGGTTATCTGAAATTGAATTTAGCTAAATTACAGAATGCCATTTTGTTTTTCTGTAAAGGGGGCCAGCTTAAGACGAAACTCAATAAGCTCCTCTTCTATGCGGACTTTAAGCATTTTAAGGAAAATGCTGTTTCCATAACCGGCGCAAGGTATGCGCATCTGCAGCACGGCCCGGTGCCGAATAATTACGAATTTTTCTTCGCGTCCTTGACCCACTCAAGGCAAATTGAGGTTAGTGAGATTCAAATCTATAAATATTACGGAGAGAATTTCGTTTCTACAATTGAACCTGATCTGTCAGGTTTTGAGCCATCTGAGTTGAAGGTCCTGGCAGAAGTGAAAGAAATTTTCAAGGATTTTACCGCCACCCAGGTAAGAGATTTTTCGCACCGAGAAAGAGGGTATCAAGAGACCACTGACCACGAGCTCATCTCCTATTCATTTGCTGAAGATTTGCAGATATAG
- a CDS encoding type II toxin-antitoxin system RelE/ParE family toxin: MNWTVIYHRDVEDDLGSISPTAARRIVRAIDTQLTEDPVQFGAPLSGNLANFRKLRVGDYRLVYQVIEAKVTVYVLAVGPRRDKEIYNTAIKRIE, encoded by the coding sequence ATGAATTGGACCGTCATATACCACAGGGACGTCGAGGATGATCTGGGAAGTATAAGCCCAACGGCAGCCCGCCGTATAGTGCGGGCAATTGACACCCAGCTGACTGAAGATCCGGTACAATTTGGCGCGCCACTCTCCGGAAATTTAGCCAATTTCCGTAAACTCAGAGTAGGAGACTATCGCCTGGTTTACCAGGTGATAGAGGCAAAGGTTACGGTTTATGTACTTGCCGTTGGACCACGGCGAGATAAGGAAATATACAATACTGCCATCAAGCGCATTGAGTAA
- a CDS encoding type II toxin-antitoxin system Phd/YefM family antitoxin: MHAKDYLSATALSKKTAATLDSLEKGETEKLIILKNNAPKAILLSIDAYEAMEEEIEDLRLATLAFARLKSFKPEEALSHKEMMRKFGK; the protein is encoded by the coding sequence ATGCACGCAAAAGATTACCTGTCGGCAACCGCACTTTCCAAAAAAACAGCTGCAACCCTTGACTCATTGGAAAAGGGGGAAACGGAAAAGCTTATAATCCTTAAAAACAATGCGCCTAAAGCAATTCTTCTCTCTATCGATGCATATGAAGCCATGGAAGAGGAAATAGAAGATTTACGCCTCGCAACCCTTGCCTTTGCTCGCCTGAAAAGCTTTAAGCCTGAAGAAGCACTCTCCCATAAAGAAATGATGAGAAAGTTTGGCAAATGA
- a CDS encoding AAA family ATPase: MIHRQPQIFVFFGMIATGKSTLAKMWAKAHEMFYYNSDVVRKEIAGSAAQRSDKSSFGQGIYSSGFSQKTYACLLDKAETAVKSGQSVVLDASYSSIDNRQQVIALADKYSVTVCFIFCTCLEDEMRTRMEKRAQDPLAVSDGRWEIYLQQKESFESLDHLGDQLITINTVQSPERLFEELKTRCAS, translated from the coding sequence ATGATTCATCGGCAACCACAAATTTTTGTTTTTTTTGGCATGATTGCCACCGGCAAAAGCACCTTGGCAAAAATGTGGGCAAAAGCCCATGAAATGTTTTATTATAACTCGGACGTGGTCAGAAAGGAGATTGCTGGCAGTGCGGCTCAGCGCTCTGACAAAAGCTCTTTTGGTCAGGGCATTTATTCGTCAGGTTTCAGTCAAAAAACGTACGCCTGTTTGCTTGATAAAGCCGAAACCGCGGTCAAGAGCGGGCAATCTGTTGTGCTTGACGCTTCATACTCTTCAATTGATAACCGTCAGCAAGTCATTGCCCTGGCCGACAAATATTCTGTAACTGTCTGCTTTATTTTCTGCACCTGCCTGGAAGATGAGATGCGAACCAGGATGGAAAAACGTGCCCAAGACCCCCTGGCCGTTTCAGATGGACGCTGGGAGATCTATCTACAGCAAAAAGAAAGTTTTGAATCATTAGACCATCTTGGCGATCAACTGATCACCATTAACACAGTACAATCACCAGAGAGGCTGTTTGAAGAGTTAAAAACCCGTTGCGCTTCTTAA
- a CDS encoding carbohydrate kinase family protein yields the protein MKALICGSFAYDNIMVFNDRFKNHILPDKVHILNVSFLVPEMRREFGGCAGNIAYNLDLLGGKAAPMGTVGQDFDPYAQWMDQCGVDRCHVTTIDGTFTAQAFVTTDLDDNQITAFHPGAMNFAHHNKVSSASNVTIGMVSPDGREGMIEHAQQFAEAGIPFIFDPGQGLPMFNGEELINFIKLATWLTVNDYEWQLVQERTGLNELEITEMVKALIVTRGGKGSIICAGRDRIDIPVAKTRILNDPTGCGDAYRAGLLYGIMNDLDWATTGRLAALLGAAKIEEHGTQNHRFDLQEIKDRFKENFDYSME from the coding sequence ATGAAAGCCCTTATTTGCGGCTCTTTTGCCTATGACAATATCATGGTCTTTAATGACCGGTTTAAAAACCATATCCTGCCGGATAAAGTGCATATTTTAAATGTTAGCTTCCTTGTACCTGAAATGCGGCGTGAGTTTGGCGGTTGTGCTGGAAATATCGCCTACAACCTTGACCTTCTGGGCGGCAAGGCCGCACCTATGGGAACAGTCGGCCAGGATTTCGACCCCTATGCACAATGGATGGATCAATGTGGCGTTGACCGTTGCCATGTCACCACTATTGACGGGACCTTCACTGCCCAGGCCTTTGTGACCACTGATCTTGACGATAATCAGATTACCGCGTTTCACCCTGGAGCCATGAATTTTGCACACCACAACAAGGTGAGTTCCGCTTCCAATGTCACTATCGGTATGGTCTCTCCCGATGGCCGAGAAGGAATGATTGAACATGCCCAACAGTTTGCTGAGGCTGGCATCCCATTTATTTTTGATCCAGGTCAGGGCCTGCCCATGTTTAACGGTGAGGAACTAATAAACTTCATCAAGCTCGCCACATGGCTTACCGTCAACGACTACGAGTGGCAGTTAGTTCAGGAGCGTACCGGCTTAAATGAGCTGGAAATTACTGAAATGGTCAAGGCTCTGATCGTTACCAGAGGCGGCAAAGGTTCGATTATCTGTGCCGGCCGGGATCGCATCGATATCCCGGTTGCCAAAACCCGAATTTTAAACGATCCAACCGGATGCGGCGATGCCTATAGGGCCGGTCTGTTATACGGTATTATGAATGACCTGGATTGGGCCACCACCGGACGCCTTGCCGCACTACTCGGGGCCGCCAAAATTGAAGAGCACGGCACTCAAAATCACCGTTTTGACTTGCAGGAAATCAAAGACCGGTTTAAAGAAAATTTTGATTACAGCATGGAGTAG
- a CDS encoding 4Fe-4S binding protein, with protein sequence MYTRVHLLRFPKETIDQPIICNLVKNHDLEFNILKADIFLQQDGLMVLELTGQKKNIMAGLKYLRDLGVSVEKLATVIHRDDEKCFQCGACTGICPTGALSITRPDMAVPFNPDKCTGCGLCVHVCPVRAMEISMDHTVRGLE encoded by the coding sequence GTGTATACGCGTGTTCATCTCTTGCGTTTCCCCAAGGAAACTATTGACCAGCCAATTATCTGTAACCTGGTGAAAAACCACGACCTTGAGTTTAATATCCTTAAAGCCGATATTTTCCTCCAGCAGGACGGTCTTATGGTGCTGGAGTTAACCGGCCAGAAAAAGAATATTATGGCCGGGCTCAAATACCTGAGAGATTTGGGCGTCTCGGTTGAAAAGCTGGCTACAGTTATTCATCGTGATGATGAAAAATGCTTCCAGTGCGGCGCCTGTACAGGTATCTGTCCCACTGGCGCTTTGTCAATAACCAGGCCGGATATGGCTGTGCCTTTTAATCCTGATAAATGCACTGGCTGTGGACTGTGCGTGCATGTCTGCCCGGTACGGGCCATGGAAATTTCGATGGATCATACGGTCCGGGGGCTGGAGTAA